One Malus domestica chromosome 11, GDT2T_hap1 genomic region harbors:
- the LOC114819782 gene encoding CRS2-associated factor 2, mitochondrial-like encodes LTLDPIKPFLSISRLLTQTLSDDPYEYDPPFSPVSKPPKPKKNLTQSKAPDPKNDPSRPLKSDLPFDFSYSYSETNPAVEPIAYRESPTFSPFGPGRLDRKWTGTVAPAQQEVDLDRVAEERKRVLGDPLTEEEAAELVEGCRHSDCSRKISMGKGGVAHNMLDDIHNHWKRAEAVRIKCLGVPTIDMDNVCFHLELEMVCK; translated from the exons ctaaccctagaccCAATCAAACCATTCCTCTCCATCTCCCGCCTTCTCACCCAGACTCTCTCTGACGATCCATACGAATACGACCCTCCGTTCTCTCCGGTTTCCAAACCCCCAAAGCCCAAAAAGAACCTGACTCAGTCTAAAGCTCCGGACCCGAAGAATGACCCGTCCCGGCCTCTCAAATCAGACCTGCCCTTCGACTTCAGCTACTCGTATTCGGAGACCAACCCAGCGGTCGAACCTATTGCTTACCGAGAGTCCCCCACGTTCTCTCCTTTTGGGCCCGGTCGACTTGATCGGAAATGGACGGGCACTGTTGCACCGGCCCAGCAAGAAGTGGACTTGGACCGGGTCGCAGAGGAGAGAAAACGGGTTCTCGGAGACCCACTAACGGAGGAGGAAGCGGCGGAGCTGGTGGAAGGCTGCCGTCATAGTGATTGTTCTCGGAAAATCAGTATGG GAAAGGGAGGAGTTGCACATAACATGTTAGATGATATCCACAACCATTGGAAGCGAGCCGAGGCGGTGAGGATCAAGTGTTTGGGAGTGCCAACTATTGACATGGACAATGTTTGCTTCCACCTTGAG CTAGAAATGGTGTGTAAGTGA
- the LOC103413238 gene encoding uncharacterized protein has product MATRTHRRWFGSRTRNNNLCSLLQNPCFLPQTLKMVTTQAASKRPICPSCSKPVRLCLCTRIQNPGLHNTVSVTILQHSLEKNHPLNSARIARLGLKNLSVVTVSDVNFESRFVIRPPDSVSQMGSDRNGLKSLGFDEVVESRETQKLGFEYCDGFSPGEENVGKLGFGLSANLAEEKNNSSLTDSEKCNFGSDLGDMSSSQNRIGDVDFLEKEHEFSSADFTDGRHVDGQCNVDEVSASTALDALSGDSDVGFDAVEGIEMGNGDPVITATIGKHGVISSLSHNWMPQTCCKDLKFDTILDIADARGALAEGFVVRKLQKQPVKGSVELDEYVEFEVEIPPGSVLLFPSEEAVSVGDLEAMDIKVKNLIVLDGTWSKAKRMYGENPWLKLLPHLKLNVDKMSLYSEVRLQPKPGFLSTIESIVYALKAVGDSPEGLDNLLDVFRSMVEDQIRCKEERLSNVSPG; this is encoded by the coding sequence aTGGCTACTCGAACACATAGACGCTGGTTCGGTTCTCGGACCCGAAACAACAATCTCTGCTCACTACTCCAAAACCCTTGCTTTCTTCCTCAAACCCTAAAAATGGTGACTACTCAGGCCGCTTCCAAACGACCCATTTGCCCATCGTGCTCCAAACCGGTCCGGCTCTGCCTCTGCACTCGGATTCAGAACCCGGGGCTCCATAACACTGTAAGTGTGACCATTCTTCAACACAGCTTAGAAAAGAACCACCCACTTAATTCCGCTAGAATTGCTAGATTAGGCCTCAAGAATCTCAGTGTAGTTACTGTTTCTGATGTGAATTTTGAATCCCGGTTCGTTATCCGGCCGCCGGACTCGGTTTCTCAAATGGGTTCGGACCGGAATGGTTTGAAAAGTTTAGGTTTTGATGAAGTTGTTGAAAGTAGAGAGACCCAGAAGCTGGGTTTTGAGTATTGTGATGGGTTCAGCCCAGGGGAagaaaatgtgggaaagttGGGATTTGGGTTATCTGCAAATTTGGCAGAAGAGAAAAACAATAGTAGTTTGACTGATAGTGAGAAATGCAATTTTGGTAGTGATTTAGGTGATATGAGTAGTTCGCAAAACCGAATAGGGGATGTAGATTTTTTGGAGAAAGAACATGAATTCAGTAGTGCAGATTTCACTGATGGTAGGCACGTAGATGGGCAATGCAATGTCGATGAGGTTTCTGCTTCTACTGCGTTGGATGCATTATCCGGGGATTCTGATGTAGGTTTTGATGCGGTTGAAGGTATCGAAATGGGTAATGGTGATCCTGTTATAACTGCTACCATTGGTAAGCATGGCGTCATTAGCTCACTTTCGCATAATTGGATGCCACAAACTTGTTGCAAGGATCTGAAATTTGATACGATTTTAGACATCGCAGATGCGCGTGGTGCACTAGCAGAGGGGTTTGTTGTACGGAAGTTGCAAAAGCAGCCGGTGAAGGGAAGTGTGGAGTTGGATGAGTATGTGGAGTTTGAGGTAGAGATTCCTCCTGGATCTGTACTCTTATTTCCATCTGAAGAAGCAGTCAGTGTCGGGGACCTTGAGGCGATGGATATTAAGGTGAAGAATCTGATTGTTTTGGATGGAACATGGTCAAAGGCAAAGAGAATGTATGGGGAAAACCCCTGGTTGAAACTCTTGCCGCACTTGAAGTTGAATGTGGACAAGATGAGCTTGTACAGTGAAGTGAGGCTTCAGCCGAAGCCGGGATTTCTCTCCACCATTGAGAGCATTGTGTATGCACTCAAGGCAGTAGGGGACAGCCCTGAGGGGCTGGACAACCTCTTGGATGTTTTCAGGTCTATGGTCGAGGACCAGATACGATGCAAAGAAGAGAGATTAAGCAATGTCTCGCCGGGTTAG
- the LOC103448505 gene encoding protein FATTY ACID EXPORT 6-like isoform X2 has protein sequence MHDFCFTIPYGLVLIGGGVFGYFKKGSTASLAGGAGIGLLLTLAGYISLKAFEKKKNSYPALILETVCAALLTWVMGQRYLHTFKIMPAGVVAGIRSVSKFCVSSVCQVLEVTLCIRVVMTGFYVYKIATGGNHIPAKTK, from the exons ATGCACGATTTTTGCTTCACGATCCCTTACGGGTTGGTGCTGATTGGCGGAGGAGTTTTTGGATATTTCAAGAAGGGGAGCACGGCTTCTTTGGCTGGGGGCGCGGGCATCGGATTGCTCCTCACTCTTGCTGGATATATCAGTCTCAAAGCCttcgagaagaagaagaactcgtATCCTGCTTTGATTCTCGAAACGG TTTGTGCTGCCCTACTTACGTGGGTCATGGGACAGCGCTATCTGCATACTTTTAAGATCATGCCAGCTGGTGTTGTTGCCGGTATCAG GAGCGTTTCCAAATTTTGTGTGTCATCAGTCTGTCAGGTGTTAGAAGTAACCTTATGCATCCG CGTTGTCATGACTGGATTTTATGTGTACAAAATTGCAACGGGTGGAAACCATATTCCGGCCAAGACCAAGTAA
- the LOC103448505 gene encoding protein FATTY ACID EXPORT 6-like isoform X4 produces the protein MHDFCFTIPYGLVLIGGGVFGYFKKGSTASLAGGAGIGLLLTLAGYISLKAFEKKKNSYPALILETVCAALLTWVMGQRYLHTFKIMPAGVVAGIRIGGVKEVD, from the exons ATGCACGATTTTTGCTTCACGATCCCTTACGGGTTGGTGCTGATTGGCGGAGGAGTTTTTGGATATTTCAAGAAGGGGAGCACGGCTTCTTTGGCTGGGGGCGCGGGCATCGGATTGCTCCTCACTCTTGCTGGATATATCAGTCTCAAAGCCttcgagaagaagaagaactcgtATCCTGCTTTGATTCTCGAAACGG TTTGTGCTGCCCTACTTACGTGGGTCATGGGACAGCGCTATCTGCATACTTTTAAGATCATGCCAGCTGGTGTTGTTGCCGGTATCAG AATAGGAGGGGTAAAAGAAGTCGATTAG
- the LOC103448505 gene encoding protein FATTY ACID EXPORT 6-like isoform X3, protein MHDFCFTIPYGLVLIGGGVFGYFKKGSTASLAGGAGIGLLLTLAGYISLKAFEKKKNSYPALILETVCAALLTWVMGQRYLHTFKIMPAGVVAGISVVMTGFYVYKIATGGNHIPAKTK, encoded by the exons ATGCACGATTTTTGCTTCACGATCCCTTACGGGTTGGTGCTGATTGGCGGAGGAGTTTTTGGATATTTCAAGAAGGGGAGCACGGCTTCTTTGGCTGGGGGCGCGGGCATCGGATTGCTCCTCACTCTTGCTGGATATATCAGTCTCAAAGCCttcgagaagaagaagaactcgtATCCTGCTTTGATTCTCGAAACGG TTTGTGCTGCCCTACTTACGTGGGTCATGGGACAGCGCTATCTGCATACTTTTAAGATCATGCCAGCTGGTGTTGTTGCCGGTATCAG CGTTGTCATGACTGGATTTTATGTGTACAAAATTGCAACGGGTGGAAACCATATTCCGGCCAAGACCAAGTAA
- the LOC103448505 gene encoding protein FATTY ACID EXPORT 6-like isoform X1 → MHDFCFTIPYGLVLIGGGVFGYFKKGSTASLAGGAGIGLLLTLAGYISLKAFEKKKNSYPALILETVCAALLTWVMGQRYLHTFKIMPAGVVAGISAQERFQILCVISLSGVRSNLMHPRCHDWILCVQNCNGWKPYSGQDQVMVFEDLLPKLIS, encoded by the exons ATGCACGATTTTTGCTTCACGATCCCTTACGGGTTGGTGCTGATTGGCGGAGGAGTTTTTGGATATTTCAAGAAGGGGAGCACGGCTTCTTTGGCTGGGGGCGCGGGCATCGGATTGCTCCTCACTCTTGCTGGATATATCAGTCTCAAAGCCttcgagaagaagaagaactcgtATCCTGCTTTGATTCTCGAAACGG TTTGTGCTGCCCTACTTACGTGGGTCATGGGACAGCGCTATCTGCATACTTTTAAGATCATGCCAGCTGGTGTTGTTGCCGGTATCAG TGCACAGGAGCGTTTCCAAATTTTGTGTGTCATCAGTCTGTCAGGTGTTAGAAGTAACCTTATGCATCCG CGTTGTCATGACTGGATTTTATGTGTACAAAATTGCAACGGGTGGAAACCATATTCCGGCCAAGACCAAGTAATGGTATTTGAGGACTTACTGCCAAAACTTATAAGCTGA
- the LOC103448506 gene encoding uncharacterized protein, translating into MASSPSLLFAAAVTTLTFLSVHSVKLPFHPRDVLPLLPRQISWPILNSLHGAVDLLPTFVGSASSPNDSFEWKGACFYQNTAWMEFHNKTGSEFGGGTLHLKVSKPHSWTCMDIYVFATPYTVTWDYYLLSREHTLEFKEWQGKDEFEYVKNRGVSIFLMQAGMLGTLQALWDVFPLFTNTGWGENSNIGFLEKHMGASFDQRPQPWVTNISVDDIHSGDFLAISKIRGRWGGFETLEKWVSGAYAGHSAVCLKDSEGKLWVGESGHENEKGEDIIAVLPWDEWWEFELNKDDSNPHIALLPLHPDIRAKFNETAAWEYARSMEGQPYGFHNLIFSWIDTIEDNYPPPLDAHVVASVMTVWNQIQPAYAANMWNEALNKRLGTQNLTFPDILVEVEKRGSSFDQLLTIPEQDDWEYSDGKSTSCVAFILEMYKEAGLFGPIASSIQVTEFTIKDAYMLKFFENNSSRLPKWCNDGDTVKLPFCQIKGKYRMELPLYNTMETYPHMNERCPSLPPKYSRLQNC; encoded by the exons atggcttcctctccctctctacTGTTCGCAGCCGCTGTAACCACCCTTACTTTTCTCTCCGTGCACTCCGTCAAATTACCATTTCACCCCCGCGACGTCCTTCCTCTCTTGCCCAGACAGATTTCATGGCCAATCCTCAACTCTCTGCACGGCGCGGTCGATCTCCTGCCCACCTTCGTCGGCTCGGCGTCGTCTCCGAACGACAGTTTCGAGTGGAAAGGCGCGTGTTTTTACCAGAACACAGCTTGGATGGAGTTCCACAACAAGACTGGCAGCGAATTTGGCGGCGGAACTCTTCATCTCAAG GTTAGTAAGCCTCACAGTTGGACGTGTATGGATATTTACGTCTTTGCAACTCCATACACTGTCACATGGGATTACTATTTACTGTCTCGGGAGCATACACTTGAGTTTAAAGAGTGGCAAGGAAAAGATGAGTTTGAATAT GTGAAAAACAGGGGAGTTTCTATTTTCCTTATGCAAGCAGGGATGTTAGGCACCCTTCAAGCGTTGTGGGATGTCTTCCCCTTGTTTACGAATACCGGATGGGGTGAGAACTCTAATATTGGGTTTCTTGAGAAGCACATGGGTGCTTCCTTTGATCAGCGTCCTCAACCTTGGGTAACAAATATTAGCGTTGATGATATTCACTCTGGAGATTTCCTAGCAATATCTAAGATTCGTGGACGGTGGGGTGGATTTGAGACTCTAGAAAAGTGGGTGAGTGGAGCTTATGCTGGTCATTCTGCTGTTTGTTTAAAGGATTCTGAAGGAAAGCTATGGGTTGGTGAATCAGGACACGAAAATGAGAAG GGGGAAGATATTATTGCTGTGCTTCCATGGGATGAATGGTGGGAATTTGAGCTAAATAAAGATGATTCCAATCCCCATATTGCATTGCTTCCCTTGCATCCTGATATACGAGCTAAGTTCAATGAGACTGCTGCCTGGGAGTATGCAAGGAGCATGGAAGGTCAACCTTATGGTTTTCATAACTTGATATTCAGCTGGATAGATACTATAGAAGACAACTATCCACCCCCTTTGGATGCTCACGTG GTTGCATCTGTTATGACTGTTTGGAATCAAATACAGCCTGCATATGCTGCGAACATGTGGAACGAAGCCTTGAACAAGAGACTTGGAACACAG AACCTTACTTTTCCGGATATTCTAGTTGAAGTTGAAAAGAGAGGATCATCTTTTGACCAACTGCTGACAATTCCCGAACAGGATGATTGGGAATACAGTGATGGGAAGTCAACATCGTGTGTGGCCTTCATTCTTGAAATGTATAAGGAGGCAGGACTGTTTGGTCCAATTGCAAGCTCTATACAGGTCACTGAATTTACG ATAAAAGATGCTTACATGCTCAAGTTCTTTGAAAATAATTCAAGCCGCCTGCCAAAGTGGTGCAATGATGGTGACACCGTGAAGCTTCCTTTCTGTCAAATTAAAGGGAAGTATCGAATGGAATTACCCTTATACAACACCATGGAAACGTACCCCCATATGAACGAAAGGTGCCCATCACTGCCCCCCAAGTACTCCCGGTTGCAGAATTGCTAA
- the LOC103448508 gene encoding fatty acid desaturase 4, chloroplastic-like, with product MAILTQTKFFPSSINQLHTSHSLIRRTRVHCSAATTKANPAAEKLVLKPPLQLLEPSHSPSPALLTDTTIRPPQPNDPSLLSTWSHRAWVASGCTTVLVSLAKSVTCAADSHIWLEPILAGLVGYVLADLGSGVYHWGIDNYGGASTPIFGPQIEAFQGHHKWPWTITRRQFSNNLHALARVVTFFVLPIDLVCDDPVVNGFVAVCSGSIMFSQQFHAWAHGTKSRLPPVVVALQDLGVLVSRPQHAAHHRQPYNNNYCIVSGVWNELLDQQKVFEALEMVLFFKLGLRPRSWSEPSSEWIEETETASQLQGQ from the coding sequence ATGGCTATCTTAACCCAAACCAAGTTCTTCCCAAGTTCCATAAACCAACTCCACACATCCCACTCTCTAATCCGCCGCACTAGAGTGCATTGCTCCGCCGCCACCACCAAGGCAAACCCCGCCGCTGAAAAGCTAGTCCTCAAACCACCACTGCAACTGCTAGAGCCCTCACACTCGCCCTCACCCGCCCTACTCACAGACACCACCATCCGTCCTCCTCAACCCAATGACCCAAGTTTGCTATCGACATGGTCTCACCGTGCATGGGTGGCTAGTGGGTGCACAACAGTCCTAGTTTCTCTAGCCAAGTCCGTAACTTGTGCAGCTGATTCACACATATGGCTCGAGCCCATTTTGGCAGGCTTGGTTGGGTATGTGCTGGCAGACCTCGGATCCGGAGTGTACCATTGGGGCATTGACAATTATGGTGGGGCCTCGACTCCAATTTTTGGTCCCCAGATCGAAGCGTTCCAAGGCCATCACAAGTGGCCTTGGACGATCACTAGGCGCCAATTTTCCAACAACTTACATGCCCTAGCTCGTGTGGTGACTTTCTTTGTGCTTCCTATAGACCTTGTGTGTGATGATCCAGTAGTTAATGGATTTGTTGCAGTGTGCTCTGGCTCCATTATGTTTAGCCAACAGTTTCATGCTTGGGCACACGGCACCAAGAGCCGCCTGCCGCCAGTTGTGGTGGCCTTGCAAGATTTAGGCGTCTTGGTTTCGCGGCCGCAACACGCGGCACACCACCGGCAGCCTTACAACAACAATTACTGCATTGTGAGTGGGGTTTGGAATGAGCTTTTGGACCAGCAGAAGGTTTTCGAggcattggagatggtcttattttttaagttaggGTTAAGACCCAGGTCTTGGAGTGAACCTAGCTCTGAATGGATTGAAGAAACTGAGACTGCTTCACAACTTCAAGGCCAATGA
- the LOC103448507 gene encoding vacuolar protein sorting-associated protein 22 homolog 1-like codes for MRRRPGIGGLQTAAAARDQYRQLGENVAKIRTDLMKEQLTTFRTQLEDFARKHKNDIRKNPAFRSQFHNMCTKVGVDPLASNKGFWAELLGIGDFYYELGVQIVDICLATRPHNGGLINLQELCGLLRQRRKSDREAVSEDDCLRAISKLKVLGNGYEVISIGKRKLVRSVPTELNKDHNEILELAQAKGFVTVVEVERRLSWTTGRAIDAFDTLLDEGLAMIDDGHKDGVRRYWFPCVSSISTPVGADGYGSSKG; via the exons atGAGGAGGAGACCTGGAATCGGCGGCTTGCAGACCGCCGCCGCCGCTAGG GACCAATATCGTCAGCTGGGCGAGAATGTTGCCAAGATCAGAACCGATCTCATGAAGGAGCAGCTCACCACTTTCCGAACCCAATTGGAAGATTTCGCTCGAAAGCACAAG AATGACATTCGAAAGAACCCAGCTTTCAGATCACAATTTCATAACATGTGCACCAAGGTAGGAGTAGATCCATTGGCATCCAATAAGGGTTTCTGGGCCGAGCTTTTGGGGATTGGTGATTTCTACTATGAACTTG GGGTGCAAATTGTTGACATTTGCTTGGCAACAAGACCCCACAATGGTGGTTTGATCAACCTGCAAGAACTTTGCGGTCTGCTTCGTCAGAGGCGGAAGAGTGATCGCGAAGCTGTTTCCGAGGATGATTGCCTCCGTGCTATAAGCAAGCTCAAG GTATTGGGTAATGGTTATGAGGTCATTTCTATTGGAAAGAGAAAGCTCGTTCGTTCCGTTCCAACTGAGTTGAACAAAGATCATAATGAAATTCTAGAGCTAGCCCAG GCTAAAGGCTTTGTGACTGTTGTTGAGGTGGAGAGACGGCTATCTTGGACCACTGGCCGTGCAATCGATGCCTTTGACACTTTATTAGAT GAGGGTCTTGCAATGATTGATGATGGTCACAAAGATGGTGTCCGCCGATACTGGTTTCCCTGTGTATCCTCCATCTCCACTCCAGTAGGAGCCGACGGTTACGGAAGTTCGAAGGGTTAA
- the LOC139189524 gene encoding uncharacterized protein: MHRDANELVQKYINYPRYKPVPTLPTNELYLQTNPWPLMQWAFDLVGPMLPATRGRGMMIVAIDYFTKWVEAEPKTTTTQMDIEHFIWRNIIRLFGIPQSITDNGQQFVGKDVAKFFQKYGIKQYMSTPRYPQGNMRGEVSNKMIFDCLKKSLTNKKGKWPDELLRCLWAYCTTKRRATSETRFSLAFGL, translated from the coding sequence atgcaccgaGATGCTAatgagttagtacaaaagtacaTTAATTACCCACGCTACAAGCCAGTACCAACACTGCCTACCAACGAGCTATACCTGCAGACGAATCCTTGGCCGCTCATGCAGTGGGCATTCGACCTGGTAGGACCTATGCTGCCTGCTACTAGGGGTAGAGGCATGATGATTGTGGCaatcgactacttcaccaaatgggtagaagcagagcccaagACGACCACGACTCAGATGGACATAGAacacttcatatggaggaacatcattcgcctatttggcatccctcagtcTATCACCGACAATGGCCAACAATTCGTGGGTAAAGAtgtggcgaagttcttccaaaagtatggcatcaaaCAGTACATGTCCACaccgagatatcctcaaggcaatatgCGAGGCGAAGTATCCAACAAGATGATCTttgactgcctcaagaaatccctcactaataaaaaaggaaaatggccagacgaactcctcagatgtctatgggcatattgcaccaccaaaagacgagcaaccagtGAGACTcgtttctctttggcatttggcttaTAA